One Falco peregrinus isolate bFalPer1 chromosome 6, bFalPer1.pri, whole genome shotgun sequence DNA segment encodes these proteins:
- the LOC101910864 gene encoding uncharacterized protein LOC101910864 has product MASEGEPSRRCCCCALDAPDVPKAAKPQGDSDGPRRDSLCDRHCNAIYNVQGDLGDVGCHLHHSRIPPAMSTSSCCQQHSEEVCESCVVKTTLTAENAVEANKLSNNYKFGFKKWKSHVTARPWEDRSEIVKELYSDLNIIRGSGGSTVTCGNVLYLLLFGWWLSLLYVFVAAVMFIAVVGAPYGWLCWDLAGYFLWPFGKVIQRAEVPKSRQALGTCKAGVEASSAGESSALLGGPMPRRWHPQCWVDAGYWQLAGTVVWLCLGYPVLVVAHGLVCITAWLLIVLIPVAKLSARTAARVLLLPPEQVLVRRLKMTEVPLEGEVILCCYRAVNPYYYKYAVDGINVFAVNLLPLVLVTLVLGYVDSHNRLISSSVKFTLALLSIMPLSYYIGMAIASISAQSNFAVGAVVNATFGSITELTFYITALIKGSREGNRCYAEIVKSALTGTLVGCVLFVPGLCMVIGGTRHQEQRFNSRSAGVSSALLFLSVGGVFAPTLFSKVYGKLICGECHNITQNPLGHYLCHNCHFDLMDNNGTLYYSHVQPLVYTVSLLLPAAYLIGLFFTLKTHSHIYDIHISDCHMPGHHHSAVVHWSRWRALVILLLSTLCMSACADLATEHISPILTNSTISQYFIGVTVLAMVPELPEIVNGIQFALQNNLSLSIEIGNCIAVQVCMLQIPVLVLFTIFYPTNFTLVFSDLHVYASMFSVVLMNYIFMDGKCDYFQGTVLVMVYFILLAVYFFAPSPSGC; this is encoded by the exons ATGGCTAGTGAGGGTGAGCCCAGCCGCCGATGCTGCTGCTGCGCGCTCGATGCGCCCG ATGTTCCGAAGGCCGCCAAGCCCCAGGGCGACAGCGATGGCCCCCGCCGGGACTCCCTCTGTGACCGGCACTGCAACGCCATCTACAATGTGCAGGGTGATCTGGGTGACGTGGGCTGCCACCTGCACCATTCTCGTATCCCCCCAG CCATGTCCAcctcatcctgctgccagcagcactcaGAAGAGGTCTGTGAGAGCTGCGTGGTGAAAACCACCCTGACAGCTGAAAACGCTGTGGAGGCCAACAAGCTCTCAAACAACTACAAG ttTGGCTTCAAAAAATGGAAGAGTCACGTGACAGCACGACCCTGGGAGGACCGATCAGAGATTGTCAAAGAGCTCTACTCTGACCTCAACATCATCCGGGGCTCTGGAG GGTCCACAGTGACATGTGGGAATGTCCTCTACCTGTTGCTCTTTGGCTGGTGGCTCTCGCTCCTCTATGTCTTTGTGGCTGCCGTGATGTTCATTGCCGTTGTGGGGGCTCCTTATG GGTGGCTCTGCTGGGACCTGGCTGGGTATTTCCTCTGGCCCTTTGGCAAAGTGATCCAGAGAGCGGAG GTCCCCAAATCCCGCCAGGCCCTGGGTACATGCAAGGCTGGTGTGGAGGCAAGCAGTGCCGGGgagagctcagccctgctcGGTGGCCCCATGCCACGTCGCTGGCACCCACAGTGCTGGGTGGATGCTGGATACTGG CAGCTTGCTGGCACTGTGgtgtggctgtgcctgggctACCCAGTGCTGGTGGTGGCCCACGGGCTGGTGTGTATCACCGCATGGCTCCTCATCGTCCTCATCCCTGTGGCCAAGCTGAGTGCCCGCACTGCTGCCcgtgtcctgctgctgcccccggAGCAAGTGCTTGTCCGACGCCTGAAGATG ACGGAGGTGCCACTGGAGGGGGAGGTGATCCTCTGCTGTTACCGTGCTGTCAACCCCTACTACTACAAATATGCCGTGGATGGCATCAATGTCTTTGCTGTCA ACCTGCTGCCACTGGTGCTGGTGACACTGGTGTTGGGCTACGTGGACAGCCACAACCGCCTGATCAGCTCCTCAGTCAAGTTCACGTTAGCCCTGCTCTCCATCATGCCTCTCTCCTACTACATTGGGATGGCCATTGCCAG CATCTCTGCCCAGAGCAATTTTGCAGTGGGAGCAGTGGTGAATGCCACGTTTGGCTCCATCACGGAGCTCACCTTCTACATCACGGCCCTCATCAAGGGCTCGCGCGAAGGCAACCGCTGCTATGCTGAGATCGTCAAGTCAGCATTGACGGGGACACTGGTGGGCTGTGTCCTCTTTGTCCCG GGTCTGTGCATGGTGATTGGGGGCACTCGGCATCAGGAGCAACGGTTCAACAGCCGCTCAGCAGGTgtcagctcagccctgctcttcctttctgtgGGAG GTGTCTTTGCACCAACACTCTTCTCCAAGGTGTATGGGAAGCTGATCTGTGGTGAGTGCCACAACATCACCCAGAACCCACTGGGCCACTACCTCTGCCACAACTGTCACTTTGACCTG ATGGACAACAATGGCACTCTCTACTACAGCCATGTCCA ACCCCTGGTGTACACAGtgtccctcctgctccctgctgcctaCCTCATTGGCCTCTTCTTCACCCTGAAAACTCACTCGCACATCTACGATATCCACATCAGCGACTGTCACA TGCCTGGCCACCACCACAGTGCTGTGGTACACTGGTCTCGCTGGCGGGCCCTGGTCATCCTCCTGCTCTCCACCCTCTGCATGTCAGCCTGTGCTGACCTGGCCACGGAGCACATCAGCCCCATCCTCACCAACTCCACCATCTCACAG TACTTCATTGGTGTCACTGTGCTGGCAATGGTGCCGGAGCTGCCAGAGATTGTCAATGGCATCCAGTTTGCCCTGCAGAACAACCTGAGCTTGAG CATCGAGATTGGGAACTGCATTGCTGTCCAGGTCTGCATGCTCCAGATCCCCGTCCTTGTGCTCTTCACAATCTTCTAC CCAACCAACTTCACGCTTGTCTTCAGTGACCTCCACGTCTATGCCAGCATGTTCAGTGTGGTGCTCATGAACTACATCTTCATGGATGGCAAATGTGACTACTTCCAAG GCACGGTGCTGGTGATGGTCTACTTCATCCTCCTGGCTGTGTATTTCTTCGCCCCATCGCCCAGTGGTTGCTGA